Proteins encoded within one genomic window of Spirulina major PCC 6313:
- a CDS encoding pentapeptide repeat-containing protein, which yields MQKTLIATGLISTLFAAPLLAENLNHTSQLLATGNCVQCDLSRAGLVLADLEGADLRGADLRFANLSQANLAGADLTGADLSGASLHSANLLGATLLGANLAGADLRQAYLVNTNLWGTRLDLAWTEGAIGLPRTLETAEQYYALGIVAANQRNYVDAIANYNQALNLKQDFAPAYLGRALVRLRLTDEAGAIQDAQIAAALFERQEDEGGQAIATGLIEEVNKRQGSGGGNGLGIQLLNLLGGFGSLLRFLL from the coding sequence ATGCAGAAAACCCTGATCGCCACTGGCCTCATCTCCACCCTGTTCGCCGCTCCTCTGCTGGCGGAAAACCTCAACCACACCAGCCAACTGCTGGCGACTGGGAATTGTGTGCAATGTGATCTAAGTCGGGCTGGGTTGGTATTGGCGGATCTCGAAGGGGCAGATTTGCGGGGGGCAGATTTACGGTTTGCCAACCTCAGCCAAGCGAACTTGGCCGGAGCGGACTTAACCGGGGCGGATCTCAGTGGTGCATCACTCCACAGTGCGAATCTGTTGGGGGCGACCCTGTTGGGGGCAAATTTGGCGGGGGCGGATTTGCGGCAGGCCTATTTGGTGAATACGAATCTTTGGGGAACGCGGTTAGATTTAGCCTGGACGGAAGGGGCGATCGGGTTGCCGCGCACCCTAGAGACAGCGGAACAGTACTACGCATTGGGAATCGTGGCAGCGAATCAACGTAACTATGTCGATGCGATCGCCAACTACAACCAAGCCCTGAATTTAAAACAAGACTTCGCCCCTGCCTATCTTGGTCGTGCCCTCGTCCGTCTCCGCCTCACCGATGAAGCCGGCGCGATTCAAGATGCCCAAATCGCAGCAGCCTTATTTGAACGTCAAGAGGACGAAGGTGGCCAAGCGATCGCCACAGGGTTAATCGAGGAAGTGAATAAACGCCAAGGTTCCGGCGGCGGCAATGGGTTAGGCATTCAACTCTTAAACCTGTTAGGGGGCTTTGGTTCGCTGTTGCGGTTTTTACTGTAA
- a CDS encoding S66 peptidase family protein yields the protein MVDSAPFRFPPPLQPGDRLCAIAPSGALNEIARLQDGLALWQARGYRVDLGPHWDSRYSYLAGDDAQRREALRQAWENPDYQGVLCIRGGYGSARLLEEWQWPKGHKWLIGFSDITGLLWSLARRRLGAVHGPVLTSLGKEPDWSVQRLIDCVEGRPLGPLQGEGWGNGVAIGTLLPANLAVATNLLCTPVQPDLEGVILAWEDVTEAPYRLDRMITQWRLSGALQGVRGIALGQFTDCAGNPGTWPVLEMLRDRLADLKIPIVANLPFGHVSGNAALPVGVRVELDSDRGSLIILD from the coding sequence ATGGTTGACTCTGCTCCGTTTCGCTTTCCGCCGCCGCTCCAACCGGGCGATCGCCTCTGTGCGATCGCCCCCAGCGGCGCACTCAACGAAATCGCTCGGCTTCAGGATGGTCTGGCCCTCTGGCAGGCGCGGGGCTATCGGGTGGATCTGGGGCCCCATTGGGATAGTCGCTATAGCTATCTCGCGGGCGACGATGCCCAGCGCCGCGAGGCCCTCCGCCAGGCCTGGGAAAACCCAGACTATCAAGGCGTGCTCTGTATTCGGGGTGGCTACGGCAGCGCCAGACTGTTAGAAGAGTGGCAGTGGCCCAAGGGGCATAAGTGGCTGATCGGGTTTTCGGATATTACGGGGCTGTTGTGGAGTTTGGCGCGGCGTAGATTGGGGGCGGTGCATGGGCCCGTGTTGACCTCTTTAGGGAAAGAGCCGGATTGGTCGGTGCAGCGGTTGATTGATTGTGTGGAGGGGCGGCCCTTGGGGCCATTGCAGGGGGAGGGCTGGGGAAATGGGGTGGCGATCGGGACGTTATTGCCCGCGAATTTAGCCGTGGCGACGAATCTCCTGTGTACCCCGGTTCAACCCGACCTAGAGGGGGTGATTTTGGCCTGGGAGGATGTGACGGAAGCCCCCTATCGTTTGGATCGGATGATTACCCAGTGGCGGTTGAGCGGGGCGTTGCAGGGCGTGCGGGGGATTGCGTTGGGGCAGTTTACGGATTGTGCGGGCAATCCGGGGACTTGGCCGGTGCTGGAGATGTTGCGCGATCGCCTCGCCGATCTCAAGATCCCGATTGTTGCCAATCTGCCCTTTGGTCATGTATCCGGGAATGCGGCGTTACCCGTGGGCGTGCGGGTGGAGTTGGACAGCGATCGCGGTTCGTTGATTATTTTGGATTGA
- a CDS encoding homogentisate phytyltransferase, with protein sequence MTPHFFEQWSRSPLPQTAKALWQFSRPHTIIGTSLSVLALAAIALAQSPTAAVSPLTVAIAWVACLGGNIYIVGLNQLEDIEIDRINKPHLPLAAGVFSPAQGRGIVITAGIGAIALALTHPWLLFTVGISLIIGTAYSLPPIRLKRFSLWAALCILTVRGGVVNVGLYRYFQGATGGIPGPVWVLTGFILWFTIAIALFKDVPDLDGDRQYRIQTVTILLGKRAVFRICCGLIVACYGAMIGVGLLGIPGINGAVMIATHTALAIALLWRSRGVDLAQKPEIARFYQFIWLLFFLEYLLFPLACWWA encoded by the coding sequence ATGACACCCCATTTTTTTGAGCAGTGGTCGCGATCGCCCCTCCCGCAAACCGCGAAAGCCCTGTGGCAATTTTCCCGCCCCCATACGATTATTGGCACGAGTTTAAGTGTGTTGGCCCTAGCCGCGATCGCGCTAGCTCAATCTCCGACGGCAGCGGTATCGCCGTTAACGGTGGCGATCGCCTGGGTAGCTTGTCTCGGCGGCAATATTTACATCGTCGGCTTAAACCAACTCGAAGACATCGAGATTGATCGGATTAATAAACCCCATCTGCCCCTGGCCGCTGGTGTTTTTTCCCCCGCCCAAGGTCGAGGCATTGTGATCACGGCGGGGATTGGGGCGATCGCCCTTGCCCTCACCCATCCTTGGCTCCTGTTCACCGTGGGCATTAGTTTGATCATCGGCACGGCCTATTCCTTGCCCCCGATTCGCCTCAAACGCTTTTCCCTCTGGGCAGCCCTGTGCATTCTCACGGTGCGGGGGGGGGTGGTGAATGTGGGGCTGTATCGCTATTTTCAAGGTGCAACGGGAGGCATTCCGGGGCCGGTGTGGGTGCTGACGGGGTTTATTCTCTGGTTTACGATCGCGATTGCCCTATTTAAAGATGTGCCGGATCTAGACGGCGATCGCCAATATCGCATCCAAACCGTGACGATTTTGCTCGGCAAACGGGCGGTGTTTCGGATCTGCTGCGGGTTAATTGTCGCTTGTTATGGGGCGATGATCGGGGTGGGACTGCTGGGGATACCGGGGATCAATGGAGCGGTGATGATCGCCACCCATACCGCCCTCGCCATTGCCCTGCTCTGGCGCAGTCGCGGGGTGGATCTTGCCCAAAAGCCCGAAATCGCCCGCTTTTATCAATTCATTTGGCTGCTGTTTTTCCTGGAATACTTGCTGTTTCCCCTGGCCTGTTGGTGGGCCTAG
- a CDS encoding ABC transporter permease: MSRSDSRPWRVSWQGLFAALMFFYMYLPIAVLAVYSVNESAYSAGWTGFSWRWYRKLFQDGRIVRALENSLMVAIASVAIAAIFGTLMALGLAKYRFWGKSLYRGVAYLPLIVPDIAIAVSTLIFLAVLGIQLSLWTIVAAHVVFCLSYVAIVVSSRLTTLDPHLEEAALDLGATPLEAFFKVLLPELAPAILAGCLLSFILSMDDFLIASFTAGTGATTLPMEIFSRIRTGVKPDINALSVLLILASGAVACGAEYLRFKGNQRHNS; encoded by the coding sequence ATGAGCCGTTCTGATTCGCGTCCTTGGCGGGTGTCGTGGCAGGGTCTGTTTGCGGCGTTGATGTTTTTTTATATGTATTTGCCGATCGCAGTTTTGGCGGTCTATAGCGTCAATGAGTCGGCCTATAGTGCGGGTTGGACGGGGTTTTCTTGGCGCTGGTATCGGAAGCTGTTTCAGGATGGGCGGATTGTGCGGGCGTTGGAGAATAGCCTGATGGTGGCGATCGCATCCGTGGCGATCGCGGCTATTTTTGGGACGCTGATGGCGTTGGGCTTGGCGAAGTATCGCTTTTGGGGCAAGTCGCTCTATCGGGGGGTGGCCTATTTGCCGCTGATTGTGCCGGATATTGCGATCGCTGTCTCTACCCTCATTTTTCTGGCGGTGTTGGGGATTCAACTCAGCCTCTGGACGATTGTGGCGGCCCATGTGGTGTTTTGCCTGTCCTACGTGGCGATCGTTGTCTCCTCCCGTTTAACGACCCTTGACCCCCATCTCGAAGAAGCCGCGTTAGATCTGGGCGCGACTCCCCTTGAAGCCTTTTTTAAAGTGCTGTTACCGGAACTCGCCCCCGCTATTCTCGCGGGTTGCTTGCTCTCGTTTATCCTCAGCATGGATGATTTCTTGATCGCGAGCTTCACAGCGGGAACGGGAGCAACGACCCTGCCGATGGAGATTTTTAGTCGGATTCGCACCGGGGTTAAACCTGATATTAATGCCCTCAGTGTGCTGCTGATTTTGGCATCGGGAGCGGTGGCCTGCGGGGCGGAATATCTACGGTTTAAAGGAAATCAGCGGCACAACTCCTAA
- the mrdA gene encoding penicillin-binding protein 2 — translation MRAIHPTALQPTSKVGRKQTPRTVGLSYQSVFIMLLISLTLLGGIGSRLAYLQLVEGERNKELAENNRIRVVPRQPVRGTIFDRKGRILASSRLTHSAYIWPLAQKYETWDLTVQRLSQILNLPEAEIRDPVEAAGYNSPTRIRVGRDLTPEQITAIQEYSGDLQGVDVDIEHVRDYPNQKLASHVLGYTGELNAEELKERAPRGYRLGDIVGQMGVEEALEDELRGEWGGQQVEVDGSGQAVQILGQKPAKAGRDVQLTLDLDLQRAAEAALGKRKGAIVAIDPQDGAVLAMASYPTFDPNIFSGRITEEQWAELQGEGNPFVNRTLRGFPPASTFKVVTATAGMESGKYPPDTVLPTFAYLRVGGTAFGEWNRAGFGPMGYVRAMAWSSNTFHGQIGRGVGGPVLIDWARRYGFGKPTGIELKSETAGLIADDAWKREQFDWEWTAGDTVNMSIGQGFTQATPLQVAVMFAVPANGGYRVTPHLFQDPDQPPKPTTSMELKPTTLQVLREGLRSVVTAGTGNALNIPTVPSAAGKSGTAEAPPGESHAWFGGFAPYENPEIVVVAFAEHSGGGGGKVAGPMVAKVMEAYFQTKGK, via the coding sequence ATGCGAGCCATTCATCCCACTGCGCTACAACCCACGTCTAAAGTTGGACGAAAACAAACCCCCAGAACCGTCGGTCTGAGCTACCAATCGGTTTTCATCATGCTCCTGATCAGCCTGACGTTGCTCGGCGGTATTGGTTCGCGGCTGGCATACCTCCAACTGGTAGAAGGCGAACGCAACAAAGAACTTGCCGAAAATAACCGCATTCGCGTTGTGCCCCGTCAACCCGTTCGCGGCACAATTTTTGATCGCAAAGGCCGAATTTTAGCCAGTAGCCGCCTCACCCATTCGGCCTACATCTGGCCGCTGGCCCAAAAATACGAAACCTGGGATCTCACCGTGCAGCGGTTGTCCCAAATCTTAAACCTCCCGGAAGCTGAAATTCGTGATCCCGTTGAAGCGGCGGGCTACAACTCTCCCACCCGAATTCGGGTCGGTCGAGACCTGACCCCTGAGCAAATTACAGCGATTCAAGAATATAGCGGTGATCTCCAAGGGGTTGATGTAGATATTGAGCATGTTCGGGACTATCCCAATCAAAAGTTAGCTTCCCACGTCTTGGGCTATACTGGCGAACTCAATGCCGAAGAGCTGAAAGAACGAGCACCCCGTGGCTATCGGTTAGGGGATATTGTGGGGCAAATGGGTGTGGAAGAAGCCCTCGAAGATGAACTACGGGGGGAATGGGGCGGCCAACAGGTGGAAGTAGATGGATCGGGGCAGGCCGTTCAAATTTTGGGACAAAAACCGGCGAAAGCAGGCCGTGATGTTCAACTCACCCTTGACCTTGATTTGCAAAGGGCGGCGGAGGCGGCTCTGGGTAAGCGTAAGGGTGCGATCGTGGCGATAGACCCACAAGATGGGGCCGTTTTGGCCATGGCCAGTTATCCCACCTTTGACCCTAATATTTTCTCCGGGCGGATCACAGAAGAACAATGGGCCGAACTCCAAGGGGAAGGAAATCCCTTCGTGAATCGGACGTTGCGGGGTTTCCCTCCGGCTTCGACGTTTAAGGTGGTGACTGCTACGGCGGGGATGGAGTCGGGAAAATATCCGCCGGATACGGTGTTGCCGACGTTTGCTTATCTGCGGGTCGGGGGAACGGCGTTCGGGGAATGGAACCGGGCTGGATTTGGCCCCATGGGCTATGTGCGGGCGATGGCTTGGAGTAGCAATACGTTCCATGGTCAGATTGGCCGGGGTGTGGGCGGGCCGGTGTTAATTGATTGGGCGCGTCGTTATGGGTTTGGTAAACCGACGGGGATTGAATTGAAATCGGAGACGGCGGGGCTGATTGCCGATGATGCCTGGAAGCGGGAACAGTTTGACTGGGAATGGACGGCCGGGGATACGGTGAATATGTCGATTGGTCAAGGGTTTACCCAGGCGACACCGCTGCAAGTGGCGGTGATGTTTGCGGTTCCGGCGAATGGGGGCTATCGGGTCACACCGCATTTGTTCCAAGATCCGGATCAGCCGCCGAAGCCGACTACGTCTATGGAGTTGAAGCCGACGACGCTGCAAGTGCTGCGCGAAGGTTTGCGGTCGGTGGTGACAGCGGGGACAGGGAATGCGTTGAATATTCCGACGGTTCCCTCTGCTGCGGGGAAGAGTGGTACGGCGGAAGCGCCGCCGGGTGAGTCCCATGCTTGGTTTGGTGGGTTTGCGCCCTATGAGAATCCGGAGATTGTGGTGGTGGCCTTTGCGGAGCATTCGGGCGGCGGCGGTGGTAAGGTGGCCGGGCCGATGGTGGCGAAGGTGATGGAGGCCTATTTCCAAACGAAGGGGAAGTAG